In Ferribacterium limneticum, a genomic segment contains:
- the vapC gene encoding type II toxin-antitoxin system tRNA(fMet)-specific endonuclease VapC — MRFMLDTNICIYAIKNRPAEVLQALRAHEAAGIGVSSITVAELFFGVEKSGSGKNRLALQHFLEPLEIADFDVAAAQVYGAVRQQLELAGTPIGPLDTQIAAHALSLGVTLVSNNLREFSRVKALQVENWVGV; from the coding sequence ATGCGTTTCATGCTTGATACCAACATTTGCATTTACGCGATCAAGAACCGGCCGGCTGAGGTGCTGCAGGCGTTGCGGGCGCATGAGGCGGCCGGTATCGGTGTGTCAAGTATTACCGTGGCCGAGTTGTTTTTCGGTGTCGAAAAAAGTGGCTCGGGAAAAAATCGTCTGGCCTTGCAACATTTTCTGGAACCGCTGGAGATCGCAGATTTCGATGTGGCTGCGGCGCAGGTATATGGCGCGGTAAGGCAGCAACTGGAGCTTGCCGGAACACCGATTGGCCCGCTGGATACGCAAATTGCAGCGCATGCCCTGTCGCTCGGGGTGACTCTGGTGAGCAATAACCTTCGGGAGTTTTCCCGGGTCAAGGCGTTGCAGGTTGAGAATTGGGTTGGCGTTTGA
- a CDS encoding mannose-1-phosphate guanylyltransferase/mannose-6-phosphate isomerase — MTQILPVVLSGGSGTRLWPLSREKYPKQLLPLVGEQSMLQATVARLGGLTDMAGPLLVCNEEHRFVVAEQVRTLGLHGSVLLEPFGRNTAPALALAALWAVRDGEDPVLVVMPADHDIADGAAFRDAVSRAVTLAATGVTVTFGITPDCPETGYGYIQRGRALADGSGGFALARFVEKPDRPTAESYLDSGDYLWNSGIFVMKASVWITALGLCRPDILAACQKALAGGKTDGDFVRVDVEAFKACPSDSIDYAVMERLTTGGAGLPKAAVIPLTAGWSDVGAWDALWKVLPKCGEGNATRGDVMLENCRDTLVVSEGRLVACIGVSNLVVVETDDAVLVVHHDATQDVKKIVDRLKADKRSIAQWHRKVYRPWGWYDGVDAGERFQVKRIGVKPGGTLSLQMHHHRAEHWIVVSGTARVTKGEETFLVSENQSTYIPLGVTHRLENPGIVPLEMIEVQSGSYLGEDDIVRFEDTYGRS, encoded by the coding sequence ATGACCCAGATTCTCCCCGTCGTACTCTCCGGTGGTTCCGGCACGCGTCTGTGGCCGCTGTCCCGCGAGAAATACCCTAAGCAGTTGTTGCCGCTGGTCGGCGAACAATCGATGTTGCAAGCCACGGTAGCCCGTCTCGGTGGCCTGACCGACATGGCCGGGCCATTGCTCGTCTGCAACGAAGAGCATCGCTTCGTCGTCGCCGAACAAGTCCGCACCCTCGGTCTGCATGGTTCCGTCCTGCTTGAACCCTTCGGCCGCAACACTGCCCCGGCCCTCGCCCTGGCTGCCCTGTGGGCGGTGCGCGACGGCGAAGACCCGGTCCTCGTCGTCATGCCCGCCGACCACGACATCGCCGACGGTGCCGCCTTCCGTGACGCCGTCAGCCGCGCCGTTACGCTCGCCGCCACCGGCGTCACCGTCACCTTCGGCATCACCCCCGACTGCCCGGAAACCGGCTACGGCTACATCCAGCGCGGGCGGGCCCTGGCCGACGGCTCCGGCGGCTTCGCGCTAGCCCGCTTCGTCGAAAAACCCGACCGCCCGACTGCCGAAAGCTATCTCGATTCCGGCGACTACCTTTGGAACAGCGGTATCTTCGTCATGAAGGCCTCCGTCTGGATCACCGCCCTCGGCCTCTGTCGTCCGGACATCCTCGCCGCCTGCCAAAAGGCGCTCGCTGGTGGCAAGACCGACGGCGACTTCGTCCGCGTTGATGTTGAAGCCTTCAAAGCCTGCCCCTCCGACTCCATCGACTACGCCGTCATGGAACGCCTCACCACCGGCGGCGCCGGCCTGCCCAAAGCCGCCGTCATCCCGCTCACCGCCGGCTGGTCGGACGTCGGCGCCTGGGATGCCCTGTGGAAAGTCCTGCCCAAATGTGGTGAAGGCAACGCCACCCGCGGTGACGTCATGCTCGAAAACTGCCGCGACACCCTCGTCGTCTCGGAAGGTCGCCTCGTCGCCTGCATCGGCGTCAGCAACCTCGTCGTAGTTGAAACCGACGACGCTGTCCTCGTCGTCCATCACGACGCCACGCAAGACGTCAAAAAGATCGTCGACCGCCTCAAAGCCGACAAACGCAGCATCGCCCAATGGCACCGCAAGGTCTATCGCCCCTGGGGCTGGTACGACGGCGTCGATGCCGGCGAACGCTTCCAGGTCAAACGCATCGGCGTCAAACCGGGCGGCACCCTGTCACTGCAAATGCACCACCACCGCGCCGAACACTGGATCGTCGTCAGCGGCACGGCCCGTGTGACCAAGGGCGAAGAAACCTTCCTCGTCTCCGAGAACCAGTCAACCTACATCCCGCTCGGCGTCACCCACCGCCTGGAAAACCCCGGCATCGTGCCGCTCGAAATGATCGAGGTGCAGTCCGGAAGCTACCTGGGCGAGGACGATATCGTGCGCTTTGAGGATACTTACGGGCGCAGTTGA
- a CDS encoding FxDxF family PEP-CTERM protein translates to MKKIVTGMALAIAAVSAFAAPAPSASLTTSGATFAEFTGSTVGSNDINTNNTLFWMYEGSNLGYNSYLLMFDPLSSGSMAGSVTFSGNIAYVASTTVALVGTDFLFSNPGVTYDWKTNSGLESSDALSVSGNTLTLSWRGASPGDNIRVLTAVPEPESYAMFLAGLGIIGAMVRRKNI, encoded by the coding sequence ATGAAAAAAATCGTTACCGGTATGGCTCTTGCCATCGCTGCTGTTTCCGCCTTTGCTGCACCTGCGCCGTCCGCTTCGTTGACGACCTCTGGTGCAACGTTTGCCGAATTTACCGGCAGTACCGTTGGCAGCAACGACATCAATACCAATAACACACTGTTCTGGATGTACGAAGGCAGCAACCTTGGCTACAACAGTTACTTGCTGATGTTCGATCCGCTGTCTAGTGGTTCGATGGCTGGTTCCGTGACCTTCTCCGGCAATATCGCCTACGTCGCTTCGACGACTGTTGCGTTGGTCGGCACCGACTTCCTGTTCAGTAATCCGGGTGTGACGTACGACTGGAAGACCAACTCCGGTCTTGAGTCGAGCGATGCGCTCAGCGTTTCTGGCAATACGCTGACCCTGAGCTGGCGCGGTGCCAGCCCCGGCGACAATATCCGCGTGCTGACTGCCGTGCCGGAACCGGAAAGCTACGCGATGTTCCTGGCTGGTCTGGGCATCATCGGTGCCATGGTTCGCCGCAAGAACATCTGA
- a CDS encoding sugar phosphate nucleotidyltransferase, producing the protein MAKGMILAAGQGTRVRPLTKDWPKPMVPILGKPVMAYLIEHLVRYGITDIMVNVAYHHKKIEEYFGDGRRWGANIGYSYEGVCDHGDILPRPKGSAGGMKAIQDFSGFFDETTLVICGDAIVDLDIGAALFEHKSKGALASVVTLEVPNDQVQNYGIVVADDEGKIESFQEKPKPAEAKSNLASTGIYIFEPQVLDLVPSGVEFDIGSQLFPLMAEKGFPFYAQSRFFNWIDIGRVTDYWSVLQRVLRGEVAEMDMPGKEIMPGVWVGPNVSINWDSSKIVGPVYIGSSVRIEPGCSVIGPAWIGHGSHLRQGAKVIRSVLFEYTRIGEGMEFSEMIVSPRYCVDRAGDTTYVGDDRCKLRWGDSRG; encoded by the coding sequence GTGGCAAAGGGAATGATTCTGGCTGCCGGCCAGGGAACGCGGGTTCGTCCATTGACCAAGGATTGGCCGAAGCCGATGGTACCGATTTTGGGCAAGCCGGTAATGGCGTACCTGATCGAGCATCTGGTGCGTTATGGCATCACCGATATCATGGTCAACGTGGCGTATCACCACAAAAAGATCGAAGAGTATTTCGGCGACGGCCGGCGCTGGGGCGCCAATATCGGCTATTCCTACGAGGGCGTCTGCGATCACGGCGATATTCTCCCCCGGCCCAAGGGCTCGGCTGGTGGCATGAAGGCGATTCAGGATTTCAGCGGTTTTTTTGACGAAACGACCTTGGTGATCTGTGGCGATGCCATCGTCGATCTCGATATCGGCGCGGCGTTGTTCGAGCACAAGAGCAAGGGCGCCCTGGCCAGCGTGGTGACGCTGGAAGTGCCTAACGATCAGGTGCAGAACTACGGCATCGTGGTGGCTGATGACGAGGGGAAGATCGAATCCTTTCAGGAAAAGCCGAAGCCGGCTGAGGCTAAATCCAACCTGGCGAGTACCGGCATCTACATTTTCGAGCCGCAGGTGCTGGATCTCGTGCCGTCGGGCGTCGAGTTCGACATCGGCAGCCAGTTGTTCCCGCTCATGGCGGAAAAGGGTTTCCCGTTCTACGCCCAGAGCCGGTTTTTTAACTGGATCGACATCGGTCGCGTAACCGACTACTGGTCGGTGCTGCAGCGCGTGCTGCGTGGCGAGGTGGCCGAGATGGATATGCCGGGCAAGGAGATCATGCCGGGTGTCTGGGTTGGCCCGAATGTCTCGATCAATTGGGATAGTTCGAAGATTGTCGGGCCGGTTTATATCGGTTCAAGTGTCAGGATCGAGCCTGGCTGCTCGGTTATCGGCCCGGCCTGGATCGGCCATGGCAGCCATCTGCGCCAAGGTGCCAAGGTGATTCGCAGCGTGCTGTTCGAGTACACACGTATCGGCGAGGGCATGGAGTTCTCCGAGATGATCGTTTCGCCCCGCTATTGCGTAGACCGCGCCGGTGACACAACCTATGTCGGCGATGACCGCTGCAAATTGCGCTGGGGCGATTCGCGGGGGTGA
- a CDS encoding VanZ family protein, with amino-acid sequence MNVQRTTTKQALVRSRFWLAVGLLGVSALFVLGAQPFAVGIIPSPFDKLAHALVFGALFLVLDSALALPLWLVLMIPLLISAADEFHQLFLPGRQPGLADWWAGLCGVVLAACWRHFRR; translated from the coding sequence ATGAATGTACAGCGCACGACGACGAAACAGGCTTTGGTGCGCAGCCGTTTCTGGCTGGCTGTGGGGTTGCTGGGCGTGTCTGCGCTGTTCGTTCTGGGGGCACAACCTTTCGCGGTAGGGATTATCCCTTCGCCATTCGACAAGCTGGCGCATGCGCTGGTGTTCGGTGCTTTGTTTCTGGTGCTGGATAGTGCGCTGGCATTGCCGCTCTGGTTGGTTTTGATGATTCCTTTGCTGATTTCAGCCGCCGATGAATTTCATCAGCTTTTCTTGCCGGGCCGCCAGCCGGGTCTGGCTGATTGGTGGGCAGGCTTGTGCGGGGTTGTGCTGGCCGCCTGCTGGCGTCATTTCCGCCGCTGA
- the epsA gene encoding XrtB/PEP-CTERM-associated transcriptional regulator EpsA codes for MASSQPKFDPELIVRIMHNSLSIQSHFQLFLWLQGDFQEAIQHDVLICFSGAIGGETYHCDIVSAIPGIRSAKPLHSTIRDFRKGVHQHWIAGSGRVTSATISSISDSNIDAIFLKSELHEMKHILFHAIPDTRFKADHLYILLRRDGSFSEQERRLFELLLPHVDAAVRKTDGLPIYEPEQVTAPTLINSLIKSGLSTREIEILEWVRSGKTNIEIGMILDISSFTVKNHLQRIFKKINVSNRAQAVGKLEDITNNGLPETNYNFG; via the coding sequence ATGGCATCCAGCCAGCCAAAATTCGATCCTGAACTGATAGTCCGGATCATGCATAACTCGTTGTCCATCCAGAGCCACTTTCAGCTCTTTCTATGGCTACAGGGTGACTTCCAGGAAGCCATACAGCATGACGTTCTCATCTGCTTCAGCGGCGCGATCGGTGGTGAGACCTACCACTGTGACATTGTTTCGGCCATCCCCGGAATACGTAGTGCTAAGCCTCTGCACAGCACCATTCGTGACTTCAGAAAAGGAGTTCACCAGCATTGGATCGCCGGATCCGGCCGGGTCACATCGGCCACTATATCGAGCATAAGTGACAGTAATATTGATGCAATATTTCTTAAATCAGAATTACATGAAATGAAACACATTTTATTCCATGCAATTCCGGACACCCGCTTCAAGGCGGATCATCTGTACATCCTGCTCAGGCGGGATGGCAGCTTTAGCGAGCAGGAAAGAAGACTCTTCGAATTGCTCCTTCCCCATGTTGACGCTGCCGTCCGGAAAACAGATGGCCTGCCGATCTATGAGCCCGAGCAGGTCACCGCTCCCACGCTGATCAATTCCCTGATCAAGTCCGGCCTCAGCACACGTGAAATCGAGATTCTGGAATGGGTACGCAGCGGCAAGACCAATATTGAAATCGGCATGATCCTCGACATCAGCTCATTCACGGTAAAAAACCACCTGCAACGGATTTTCAAGAAAATCAACGTCAGCAATCGCGCCCAGGCCGTCGGCAAACTTGAAGACATTACCAACAACGGACTGCCTGAAACCAACTACAACTTTGGCTAG